The following are from one region of the Dehalococcoidales bacterium genome:
- a CDS encoding universal stress protein: MYTKILVLLDGSEPAEKALPYVDWFVKVSKVNEIVFLRVVEPLHMPRGMETAVMPGDRQRIEEDAVKLASEYLDKVSSGYAAKKLKVTSVVLVGNPVKVIAGYVAKSDVDLIIMATHGYSGIHRWVRGGAADEIIEAAHAPIFLVSPGDRLPED; this comes from the coding sequence ATGTACACGAAGATTCTGGTGCTGCTGGACGGCTCGGAGCCGGCGGAAAAAGCGCTGCCTTACGTGGACTGGTTTGTCAAAGTCTCCAAGGTCAATGAAATAGTTTTCCTGCGTGTCGTCGAGCCCCTGCACATGCCCCGCGGCATGGAAACCGCTGTGATGCCCGGTGACCGCCAGCGCATTGAGGAAGACGCCGTCAAACTGGCTTCGGAATACCTCGACAAAGTCTCCAGCGGCTACGCGGCCAAAAAGCTGAAAGTAACCTCGGTGGTGCTGGTGGGGAACCCCGTCAAGGTTATCGCCGGATATGTCGCCAAGAGTGACGTGGACCTTATCATCATGGCCACTCATGGCTACTCCGGCATTCACCGCTGGGTGAGGGGCGGCGCCGCTGACGAGATTATCGAAGCCGCCCATGCCCCCATCTTCCTGGTCAGTCCCGGGGATAGGCTCCCGGAAGACTAG
- the selA gene encoding L-seryl-tRNA(Sec) selenium transferase, whose protein sequence is MEKDFRRLPGVDKLLADARVSAFADTYPPDVLVGVIRRELAAARQAIADGKPSPSPDDIAAAVAARLSALVKPGPRRLINASGVILHTNLGRAPLSPAALAAMAEASCGYSTLEYDMAAGSRGSRHVHVEDLLCQLTGAAAALAVNNNAAAVLLGLTALARRKEVIVSRGQAVEIGGGFRIPDVMKQSGAKLVEVGTTNRTYAADFEQAVNAGTAALMRVHSSNFRLVGFTSEVTLEELVAIAKKHGLLVFDDLGSGCLLDTSAYGLAPEPMVQQSVKAGVTLTFFSGDKLVGGPQAGIIVGEKQYIDKLKKHPLARAMRLDKTRLAALAATLIHYLKGEAAQKVPVWRMIAAGPEEIAQRAGLWAAALGGGAVVISGETMVGGGSLPGGILPTTLVALGGNSKKVQSLVQKLRLGEVPVIGRVEKDRLLLDPRTVLPEEDEIILQALRGVGEE, encoded by the coding sequence ATGGAGAAGGATTTCCGCCGCTTGCCGGGCGTGGACAAACTCCTCGCCGATGCCAGGGTCAGCGCTTTCGCTGATACCTACCCGCCGGACGTGCTGGTGGGCGTTATCCGCCGGGAGCTGGCCGCCGCGCGGCAGGCTATCGCGGACGGTAAACCCTCCCCCTCCCCGGATGATATCGCGGCGGCGGTGGCGGCGCGGCTGTCCGCTTTAGTAAAACCCGGCCCCCGCCGCCTGATCAACGCCTCCGGCGTGATACTGCATACCAACCTGGGGCGGGCGCCGCTCAGCCCTGCGGCCTTGGCCGCCATGGCGGAGGCAAGCTGCGGCTACTCCACCCTGGAATATGATATGGCCGCCGGTAGCCGCGGCTCGCGGCATGTCCACGTGGAGGATCTGCTCTGTCAGCTCACCGGGGCGGCGGCGGCGCTGGCCGTGAACAATAACGCCGCGGCGGTGCTATTGGGGCTTACCGCCCTGGCCCGGCGTAAAGAGGTCATCGTTTCCCGCGGTCAGGCGGTGGAAATCGGCGGGGGGTTCCGCATTCCGGATGTCATGAAGCAGAGCGGGGCCAAGCTGGTGGAGGTGGGGACGACCAACCGCACTTATGCCGCGGACTTCGAGCAGGCGGTTAACGCCGGGACGGCGGCCCTGATGCGCGTCCATTCGTCTAATTTCCGGCTGGTGGGCTTTACCAGCGAGGTTACGCTGGAAGAGCTGGTGGCTATCGCTAAAAAACACGGTCTTCTTGTCTTTGACGACCTCGGCAGCGGCTGCCTGCTGGATACTTCCGCTTACGGGCTGGCGCCGGAGCCGATGGTGCAGCAGAGCGTTAAGGCCGGCGTGACGCTTACCTTTTTCTCCGGTGATAAGCTGGTGGGTGGCCCCCAGGCGGGCATCATCGTCGGGGAAAAACAGTATATTGATAAATTGAAGAAACACCCGCTGGCCCGGGCGATGCGCCTGGACAAGACCCGCCTGGCCGCTTTGGCCGCTACCCTCATCCATTATCTCAAGGGGGAAGCGGCGCAAAAAGTCCCGGTGTGGCGCATGATTGCCGCCGGGCCGGAAGAAATAGCACAGAGGGCCGGGCTATGGGCGGCGGCTTTAGGGGGTGGGGCGGTGGTAATATCCGGGGAGACGATGGTGGGCGGGGGCAGCCTGCCCGGCGGCATCTTGCCCACTACCCTGGTGGCTTTAGGGGGCAATAGCAAAAAAGTGCAGTCGTTGGTGCAAAAGCTGCGCCTCGGCGAAGTGCCGGTCATCGGCCGGGTGGAAAAAGACCGCCTTTTATTGGACCCCCGCACCGTGCTCCCGGAAGAAGACGAAATTATATTACAGGCCTTAAGGGGAGTGGGGGAGGAATAA
- a CDS encoding SDR family oxidoreductase, whose product MDFKGKTAVVTGSSGGIGKSVAIELAKEGANIVLASRNVPNLEAVKKEIEALGQKAWVIKCDCAEDASVAAMKDKTLQACGNIDILINNAGVGIRGALEDVSLDDWRYIINTNMMGYIRTVHAFLPHFLERKSGYIVNVSSIQAMAYGAEMLNTPYITTKAGIIGFSDCLSAYLRPKGIKVSCLIPGGVVTEIGYNSRFVGSEAKKKELRDNDIAITRGPSFLTAEQCALGLLEGMKKEQYLIFTPATMGQMLKMQGRDVDAFNAFVANPPRMPGPPPPKK is encoded by the coding sequence ATGGACTTTAAAGGTAAAACCGCCGTCGTCACCGGCTCGTCCGGGGGCATCGGCAAAAGCGTAGCCATCGAGCTGGCCAAAGAGGGGGCGAATATCGTCCTGGCATCCCGCAACGTGCCCAACCTGGAAGCGGTGAAAAAGGAAATCGAAGCCCTCGGGCAAAAGGCCTGGGTCATCAAGTGCGACTGCGCCGAAGACGCCAGCGTCGCGGCCATGAAGGACAAAACACTCCAGGCCTGCGGCAACATCGATATCCTCATCAACAACGCCGGGGTGGGCATCCGCGGCGCGCTGGAAGACGTCAGCCTGGACGACTGGCGGTACATCATCAACACCAACATGATGGGCTATATCCGCACCGTGCACGCCTTTCTGCCGCATTTCCTGGAACGCAAGAGCGGCTACATCGTCAACGTTTCCTCCATACAAGCGATGGCCTACGGCGCGGAAATGCTGAACACCCCCTATATCACCACCAAGGCCGGGATTATCGGTTTTTCCGACTGCCTTTCCGCCTATCTCCGCCCCAAGGGCATCAAGGTATCCTGCCTTATACCCGGCGGCGTCGTCACGGAAATAGGCTACAATTCCAGGTTCGTGGGCTCCGAAGCGAAGAAGAAAGAGCTGCGCGATAACGACATCGCCATTACCAGGGGGCCGTCCTTCCTGACCGCGGAGCAGTGCGCCCTGGGGCTGCTGGAAGGGATGAAGAAGGAGCAGTACCTGATTTTCACGCCCGCCACCATGGGCCAGATGCTTAAAATGCAGGGCCGGGACGTGGACGCGTTTAACGCTTTCGTAGCTAATCCGCCGCGCATGCCCGGACCCCCGCCGCCCAAGAAATAG
- a CDS encoding phosphoribosylaminoimidazolecarboxamide formyltransferase: MSDNEIILRYGFNPHQKPARIYTKKGKLPFRIVNGAPGYINMLDALNSWQLVRELKQVLKMPAAASFKHVSPAGAAVAVPLTDTLKKAYFVDDMESSPLMDAYARARGADRVSSYGDFAALSDVVDAPTARLISREVSDGVIAPGYSKEALEILKSKKGGKYLLVEMDTDYTPEDTETREVFGIQLEQKRNNAVATADILKNVVTGKKDFPDGAVRDLIVCTAAIKYTQSNTIGFALDGQTVGVGAGQQSRIHCTRLAAEKADRWFLRQHPTVLDIKFKQGVARAEKNNAIDLYLQERLNSFEKANLDAAMVKVPPQLTWEQKHDWLSQRQGVSLSSDGMIPFRDTIDRAYESGVTYIVQPGGSIRDEEVIKACDDYGMVMAYSGIRFFHH; this comes from the coding sequence ATGAGCGACAATGAAATCATCTTGCGTTACGGCTTCAACCCCCACCAGAAACCCGCCCGGATTTATACCAAAAAGGGTAAGCTGCCCTTCCGTATCGTCAACGGCGCGCCGGGCTATATCAATATGCTGGACGCCCTCAACTCCTGGCAGCTGGTGCGGGAGCTGAAGCAGGTGCTCAAGATGCCGGCGGCGGCCTCTTTCAAGCACGTCAGTCCGGCCGGCGCGGCGGTGGCCGTGCCCCTTACCGATACTTTGAAGAAAGCCTACTTCGTGGACGATATGGAGTCCTCCCCGCTGATGGACGCCTATGCCCGGGCGCGGGGCGCGGACAGGGTGTCGTCTTACGGCGACTTCGCGGCTTTGAGCGATGTCGTGGACGCCCCTACGGCCCGGTTGATCAGCCGTGAGGTGTCCGATGGCGTTATCGCCCCCGGCTACAGTAAGGAAGCGCTGGAAATCCTCAAGTCCAAGAAGGGCGGCAAGTATCTGCTCGTCGAGATGGATACGGACTACACGCCGGAGGACACGGAAACCCGCGAGGTCTTCGGCATCCAGTTGGAGCAGAAACGCAATAACGCCGTGGCTACCGCGGACATTTTAAAGAACGTCGTCACCGGCAAGAAAGACTTCCCGGACGGCGCCGTGCGCGACCTTATTGTCTGCACCGCCGCCATCAAGTATACCCAGTCCAACACCATCGGCTTTGCCCTGGACGGCCAGACGGTAGGGGTAGGGGCGGGGCAGCAGTCCCGCATCCACTGCACCCGCCTGGCGGCGGAAAAGGCTGACCGCTGGTTCCTGCGGCAGCACCCCACGGTTCTTGACATAAAGTTCAAGCAGGGCGTGGCCCGCGCCGAAAAGAACAACGCTATCGACCTCTATTTGCAGGAGCGGCTCAATAGCTTTGAAAAGGCCAACCTGGATGCGGCCATGGTCAAAGTCCCCCCGCAGCTTACCTGGGAGCAGAAACACGATTGGCTTAGCCAGCGCCAGGGCGTCTCGTTATCGTCCGACGGCATGATTCCTTTTCGTGATACCATCGACCGCGCTTACGAAAGCGGCGTGACCTATATCGTCCAGCCGGGCGGTTCCATTCGTGATGAGGAGGTTATCAAAGCCTGTGACGACTACGGCATGGTCATGGCCTACTCCGGCATCAGGTTCTTCCATCATTAA
- a CDS encoding CorA family divalent cation transporter, with amino-acid sequence MDNSQRVPGKPDGGAGQDKPDRKQSVRDMVNLILPDSLMIFLALIMVPVVLLPLLVDLPGSIDVSLNFIDYIILGIFIIEYLFKTVFARNVLKHIFNPWHLLDLLIIAVPLVNLLPMVSLKFGSSSLMLRLLRIVRLLAIGGRAVDRKVQLGSPAAQAAAPENTSLEINVMDGHLENNYRNVPLSDLKKYLDSPSHTWADISYISEDDYDLFSDILGIPRILLESELIDESYPRADYFEHYAMIFARIADMQFSQEGPARLLVNRKGLLVICQKQNVITVSKSKTDLFRQIIEKAKKIHSPQEPVVVTILYTILKYLLDQDKQIIAALERELMILESSPLKNRPAGFLETTFHFRKEVDQLVPSLLHLKEIIAVITSKRVPLEGFAERHEKIFDILMDEATYLHETAANVRDNVQSLIDLYINTTSFETNKVMRVIAVITSLGIIPALMGLLGSNVIGNPWNIHLWQVFSIVGIVMLAMGWIFYRLGWLKG; translated from the coding sequence ATGGATAACTCGCAGCGCGTTCCCGGAAAACCGGACGGCGGTGCTGGACAGGATAAACCGGACCGGAAACAATCCGTCAGAGATATGGTCAACCTTATATTGCCGGATAGCCTCATGATTTTTCTGGCTTTGATCATGGTGCCGGTGGTATTGCTTCCGCTTTTGGTGGACTTGCCCGGTTCTATTGACGTATCCTTGAATTTTATCGACTATATTATTCTGGGCATTTTTATTATCGAGTATCTTTTCAAGACCGTTTTCGCCCGGAACGTGCTGAAGCACATCTTCAACCCCTGGCATCTCCTCGACCTTCTTATTATCGCCGTGCCGCTGGTGAATTTGCTGCCGATGGTCTCCCTGAAATTCGGCAGTTCTTCCCTGATGCTGAGGTTGTTGCGTATCGTGAGGCTGCTGGCTATCGGCGGCCGGGCGGTGGACCGCAAAGTCCAGTTGGGCTCTCCGGCTGCTCAAGCGGCCGCGCCGGAAAATACTTCCCTGGAAATCAACGTCATGGACGGCCATCTGGAAAACAACTATCGGAACGTTCCCTTGAGCGACCTCAAGAAATACCTGGATAGCCCTTCCCATACTTGGGCGGATATTTCCTATATTTCGGAAGATGATTATGACCTGTTCAGCGATATCCTGGGAATTCCCAGAATCCTGCTGGAGAGCGAGCTTATTGACGAGTCCTACCCCCGCGCCGACTATTTTGAGCATTATGCTATGATTTTCGCCCGCATCGCTGATATGCAGTTTTCGCAGGAAGGCCCGGCTCGCCTGCTGGTCAACCGCAAGGGTCTCCTGGTCATCTGCCAGAAACAGAATGTCATTACCGTCTCCAAGAGCAAAACGGATTTATTCCGCCAGATAATCGAGAAAGCCAAGAAAATCCACAGCCCCCAGGAGCCGGTCGTCGTTACTATTCTCTACACTATTTTGAAATACCTGCTGGACCAGGACAAGCAAATCATCGCGGCGCTGGAGCGGGAGCTGATGATTCTGGAAAGCAGCCCCCTGAAAAACCGCCCCGCTGGGTTCCTGGAGACTACCTTTCACTTTAGAAAAGAGGTCGACCAGCTGGTGCCTTCGCTGCTGCATTTGAAAGAAATTATCGCCGTGATAACCTCCAAACGCGTGCCGCTGGAGGGGTTCGCTGAAAGACATGAGAAAATATTTGATATCCTGATGGATGAAGCCACCTATCTCCACGAGACAGCCGCCAATGTCCGCGATAATGTGCAGTCGCTCATTGATTTGTACATCAACACCACGTCCTTTGAGACCAACAAGGTAATGCGGGTCATCGCCGTAATTACCAGCCTGGGCATTATCCCCGCTTTGATGGGGCTGCTGGGGAGCAACGTTATCGGCAACCCCTGGAACATTCACCTCTGGCAGGTGTTCTCCATTGTTGGGATAGTGATGCTGGCGATGGGCTGGATATTTTACCGCCTGGGCTGGCTTAAAGGGTAG
- the hypE gene encoding hydrogenase expression/formation protein HypE encodes MMNEDRVLLAHGSGGKLMHDLIKSFLPAIANPLLDKLEDAAVFSVSGRMAFTTDSYTVQPLFFPGGDIGRLAVCGTVNDLAMSGAKPLYLSLALIIEEGLLIADLQKVVASIAAAVAEAGVKIVTGDTKVVGKGGADKLFINTSGVGTVPDGVNISAANACPGDKVILSGSIGDHGIAVLSKREGLKFQTPVPSDCAPLNGLTAAMLEITPNIHCMRDPTRGGLATTLNDFAEQSGAGIIIDEHKIPVAKAVRAACELLGLDPLYIANEGKLAAVVPAEDADTVLLQMKCHKYGKDAEIIGEVVAEHPGRVVMKTALGASRIIDMPVGELLPRIC; translated from the coding sequence ATGATGAACGAAGATAGAGTCCTGCTGGCGCACGGCAGCGGCGGCAAGCTGATGCACGACCTCATTAAAAGCTTTTTGCCCGCCATCGCCAATCCCCTGCTGGACAAGCTGGAGGACGCGGCGGTCTTTAGCGTGAGCGGCCGGATGGCATTTACCACGGACTCCTATACCGTCCAGCCCCTCTTTTTCCCGGGCGGGGACATCGGGCGGCTGGCGGTATGCGGCACGGTCAACGACCTGGCCATGAGCGGAGCCAAGCCGCTTTATTTAAGCCTGGCATTAATCATCGAGGAAGGGCTGCTGATAGCCGACCTCCAGAAAGTAGTGGCGTCCATCGCGGCGGCGGTGGCGGAAGCGGGGGTGAAAATAGTTACCGGGGACACCAAGGTGGTGGGAAAAGGCGGGGCGGACAAGCTTTTCATTAATACGTCGGGGGTGGGGACGGTACCGGACGGCGTGAATATCTCCGCCGCCAACGCCTGCCCCGGAGATAAAGTAATTTTGAGCGGGAGCATCGGCGACCACGGCATCGCGGTGCTGAGCAAGCGCGAGGGGCTGAAATTCCAGACGCCGGTGCCATCCGACTGCGCGCCGCTGAACGGGCTGACCGCCGCGATGCTGGAGATCACGCCCAACATACATTGTATGCGCGACCCCACCCGCGGGGGGCTGGCCACCACGCTGAACGACTTCGCCGAACAGTCCGGTGCGGGCATTATAATCGATGAGCATAAAATCCCGGTGGCTAAAGCGGTGCGGGCGGCCTGCGAGCTGCTGGGGCTGGACCCTTTGTACATCGCCAACGAGGGCAAGCTGGCGGCGGTAGTACCGGCCGAAGATGCCGATACGGTCCTGCTGCAAATGAAGTGCCATAAGTACGGCAAGGACGCCGAGATAATCGGGGAGGTGGTAGCGGAGCACCCGGGGCGGGTAGTAATGAAGACGGCGCTGGGGGCCAGCCGCATTATCGATATGCCGGTGGGCGAGCTGCTGCCGCGGATTTGCTGA
- a CDS encoding CBS domain-containing protein, translating to MRIKDISRIKGREVITIKPHASISETLRQLVNNKIGAMPVCDFKGTLLGIISERDIIRWLHRGNTDTARTQVKDIMTYKVFTADPEDKLDIVLKTMTEKGIRHMPVMAGTRCVGILSLRDVIEQQVRNTPVRTEAREEYVAVSAAEPAKKPGVKVPSLT from the coding sequence GTGAGAATCAAAGACATTTCCAGGATTAAAGGCAGGGAAGTAATCACCATCAAACCTCACGCCAGTATCTCCGAAACCCTGAGGCAACTCGTCAACAACAAAATCGGTGCGATGCCGGTGTGCGACTTCAAAGGGACGCTGCTGGGCATTATCTCCGAGCGCGATATCATCAGGTGGCTGCACCGGGGCAATACGGACACCGCCAGGACGCAGGTAAAGGACATCATGACCTACAAGGTGTTCACCGCCGACCCCGAAGACAAGCTGGATATCGTCCTTAAAACGATGACGGAAAAAGGCATCCGGCACATGCCGGTGATGGCGGGGACGCGCTGCGTGGGGATACTGTCCCTGAGAGACGTCATCGAACAGCAGGTACGCAATACCCCGGTGAGGACGGAAGCGCGAGAAGAATACGTGGCCGTTTCCGCCGCCGAACCAGCTAAAAAGCCCGGCGTCAAAGTGCCCAGCCTTACCTAG
- a CDS encoding HyaD/HybD family hydrogenase maturation endopeptidase, with translation MPIIPGNNPEQENLPRVVVIGVGNLLMQDEGIGIHAVQALQETDLPPDVQLVDGGTSPDLITYTRSGDKMIIVDAARAGGQPGDVYRFKPEDISAGKGTLTSAHEMGVAENLKLMEMTGNQPKEVVIIGIEPGVIGWGMELSPRLQEALPRLVEIILREINTG, from the coding sequence ATGCCGATAATCCCGGGTAATAACCCTGAACAAGAAAATTTACCGCGGGTGGTGGTGATCGGGGTGGGGAACCTGCTGATGCAGGACGAGGGAATCGGCATTCACGCAGTGCAGGCATTACAGGAAACAGACCTCCCCCCGGACGTGCAGCTGGTAGACGGCGGCACATCACCGGACCTGATTACCTACACGCGATCCGGGGACAAGATGATAATAGTGGACGCGGCCCGGGCCGGCGGCCAGCCGGGGGACGTTTACCGCTTTAAGCCGGAGGACATCAGCGCCGGCAAAGGGACGCTGACCTCCGCGCATGAAATGGGCGTGGCGGAAAATTTAAAGCTGATGGAAATGACCGGCAACCAGCCCAAAGAGGTGGTGATAATCGGCATAGAGCCGGGGGTGATAGGGTGGGGCATGGAGCTCTCCCCGCGGCTGCAAGAAGCCCTGCCCCGGCTGGTGGAAATCATCCTGAGAGAGATCAATACCGGCTAA
- the selB gene encoding selenocysteine-specific translation elongation factor produces the protein MFVLGTAGHIDHGKSLLVQALTGIDPDRLREEKERGMTIELGFAWLKTPSGREVGIVDVPGHERFVKNMLAGVGGIDLALLIIAANEGVMPQTREHLAILDIIGVKRGVVAVTKKDLVDEDLLALVRMEVEELIAPTTIAGAPVVAVSSLTGDGLPELLNAIDKQLDDAEPRKDTGRPRLPIDRIFTIAGAGTVVTGTLIDGTLSVGQEVEIVPSGLKSRIRGLQTHKEKETAAAPGSRVAANLVGINTADLQRGDVVTRPGWLKPTGLVTVDLKLISYLRRPLAHGTEVSFHTLAAETMAKVRLLEGEELKPGDSTWAQFTLAKPLAIIKGDRYIIRSPMETLGGGGIVDARAKRLRRFRPEIIENLKTRAGGTSEEVIAALLETRQPLEFAALAAQCNLEAAVAAAAIASLIEDGRVVALGDGERRLLFTGAGWQGLAAKAEGALADYHKKFPARSGMPKAELGTRLKLGSNINLALENFIRAGTLVEEGGYLRQPSHRVVISPAQQAKMDAFLKALAASPYSPPADLVPEPDLVNLLVEQGKVVKVSDAIIFAAAAYREMLAQITARIRENGKITLGEVRDMFGTSRKYAQALLEYLDREKVTRRTGDDRVLY, from the coding sequence ATGTTCGTTCTCGGCACGGCCGGCCATATCGACCACGGTAAATCGCTGCTGGTGCAGGCGCTTACCGGCATTGACCCGGACCGCCTCCGGGAGGAGAAGGAGCGCGGCATGACCATCGAGCTGGGCTTCGCCTGGCTCAAGACTCCCTCCGGCCGGGAAGTGGGTATCGTGGACGTGCCCGGCCACGAGCGCTTTGTGAAGAACATGCTGGCTGGGGTGGGGGGCATAGACCTGGCTTTGCTTATCATCGCCGCCAATGAGGGTGTCATGCCCCAGACCCGGGAGCACCTCGCCATCCTGGACATTATCGGGGTGAAAAGGGGTGTGGTGGCCGTCACCAAGAAAGACCTGGTGGATGAAGACCTGCTGGCCCTGGTGCGCATGGAGGTGGAAGAGCTTATCGCCCCCACCACCATCGCCGGCGCCCCCGTCGTGGCCGTGTCCTCGCTCACCGGCGACGGTCTGCCGGAGCTTTTAAACGCTATTGATAAACAGTTGGACGACGCCGAGCCCCGTAAAGACACCGGGCGCCCCCGCCTGCCTATCGACCGTATTTTTACTATTGCCGGCGCCGGCACCGTGGTCACCGGCACGCTGATAGACGGCACACTTTCCGTGGGGCAGGAGGTGGAGATTGTCCCCTCCGGCCTCAAGTCCCGCATCCGCGGCCTCCAGACACACAAGGAAAAGGAGACCGCCGCCGCTCCCGGCAGCCGGGTGGCCGCCAATCTGGTGGGCATCAACACCGCTGATTTGCAGCGCGGGGATGTCGTTACCCGCCCCGGCTGGCTCAAGCCCACCGGCCTCGTTACCGTTGATTTAAAGCTGATTTCTTACCTGCGGCGCCCGCTGGCGCACGGCACGGAGGTCAGCTTTCATACCCTAGCGGCGGAAACTATGGCTAAAGTCCGCCTGCTGGAGGGGGAAGAGCTGAAGCCCGGCGACTCCACCTGGGCGCAGTTTACCCTGGCAAAACCGCTGGCGATTATCAAAGGCGACCGCTATATCATCCGCTCCCCCATGGAAACGCTGGGGGGTGGCGGCATCGTGGACGCGCGCGCAAAACGCCTCCGCCGCTTCCGCCCGGAGATAATAGAGAACCTTAAGACCAGGGCGGGCGGCACCAGTGAGGAGGTTATCGCCGCGCTGCTGGAGACCCGCCAGCCCCTGGAGTTCGCCGCGCTGGCCGCCCAGTGCAACCTGGAAGCCGCTGTGGCCGCCGCCGCCATCGCGTCGCTCATTGAAGATGGCCGCGTTGTCGCCCTGGGCGATGGTGAGCGCCGCCTCCTTTTCACCGGCGCTGGCTGGCAGGGCCTGGCGGCCAAAGCTGAAGGGGCGCTGGCGGACTATCACAAGAAATTCCCGGCCCGCTCCGGCATGCCCAAGGCGGAGCTGGGCACGCGCCTCAAGCTGGGGAGCAATATCAACCTGGCGCTGGAAAATTTTATCCGGGCGGGCACTCTGGTTGAAGAAGGCGGCTATTTGCGTCAGCCGTCGCACCGGGTGGTGATATCCCCGGCCCAGCAGGCCAAAATGGACGCCTTCCTGAAAGCGCTGGCGGCCAGCCCCTATTCCCCGCCCGCTGACCTGGTACCGGAGCCGGACCTGGTCAACCTGCTCGTGGAGCAGGGCAAAGTGGTTAAAGTCAGTGATGCCATCATCTTCGCCGCGGCGGCTTACCGGGAGATGCTGGCCCAAATAACCGCCCGTATCCGGGAGAACGGTAAAATCACTCTGGGCGAGGTGCGGGACATGTTCGGCACCAGCCGCAAGTACGCGCAGGCATTGCTGGAATACCTTGACCGGGAAAAAGTAACCAGGCGCACCGGCGACGATAGAGTCCTTTACTAG
- a CDS encoding mechanosensitive ion channel family protein has product MWSWYLDNSLWVLIISAVVVIVLLIFGERIRNAFVGKVKEKKREAASRRIGVIFWSLEGLLAAIMVMSLITMLMSRNGSAPIVSVADIKKWILDHGVPIIIILVVGIVLWASLKKFLPPLVNNVMARPVQGESREGRKRRGNTLVRLFVGLGRVIIGLMVVLMVLSELNISVGPILAGFGIVGVAVGFGAQYLIRDLIAGVFILLENQYRVGDVVNVAGTSGLVEEINLRKTVLRDLDGIVHHVPNGEIRVASNYSRHFSRVNLNISVAYKTDLDFAIKVINHVCREVAEEEKWKKVFKSVPSVLRVDNLGDSGIEIKITADVQPLEQWNATGELRLRLKNAFDKEGIEIPFPHTTVFFGNKPGD; this is encoded by the coding sequence ATGTGGAGCTGGTACCTTGATAACAGCCTGTGGGTGCTGATAATATCGGCGGTGGTGGTGATAGTGCTCCTGATATTCGGTGAAAGAATCAGGAACGCTTTCGTGGGGAAGGTAAAGGAAAAGAAAAGGGAGGCGGCTTCCCGCCGGATAGGTGTTATTTTCTGGTCGCTGGAAGGCCTTCTGGCGGCGATAATGGTGATGTCTTTGATTACCATGCTGATGTCGCGTAACGGTTCCGCCCCGATAGTTTCCGTGGCGGACATTAAAAAATGGATACTGGACCACGGTGTTCCCATCATCATTATCCTGGTGGTGGGCATCGTGCTCTGGGCGTCCCTGAAAAAGTTCCTGCCGCCGCTGGTGAACAACGTCATGGCGCGTCCGGTGCAGGGGGAAAGCCGGGAAGGGCGTAAGAGAAGGGGAAATACCCTGGTGCGGCTGTTCGTGGGGCTGGGCCGGGTTATCATCGGTCTGATGGTAGTCCTCATGGTGCTATCGGAGTTGAACATATCCGTAGGCCCTATTCTGGCCGGCTTCGGTATCGTGGGTGTGGCGGTGGGTTTCGGGGCGCAATATTTAATCAGAGACCTGATAGCCGGCGTCTTTATTTTGCTGGAAAACCAGTATCGCGTGGGGGATGTGGTCAATGTGGCGGGTACGTCCGGGCTGGTGGAGGAAATCAACCTGAGGAAGACGGTGCTGCGGGATCTGGACGGCATTGTCCACCACGTGCCCAACGGGGAAATCAGGGTGGCCAGCAACTACTCGCGGCACTTCTCTCGGGTCAATTTGAATATCTCGGTCGCCTATAAGACGGACCTTGATTTTGCCATCAAGGTAATCAACCACGTCTGCCGGGAAGTGGCGGAAGAAGAGAAATGGAAAAAGGTCTTTAAGTCCGTGCCCTCCGTCCTCCGGGTGGATAATCTGGGCGATTCCGGTATAGAAATCAAGATTACGGCTGACGTGCAGCCTCTGGAGCAGTGGAACGCTACCGGCGAGCTGCGGCTGCGCTTGAAAAATGCCTTCGATAAAGAGGGCATCGAGATACCCTTCCCGCATACCACGGTGTTCTTTGGCAATAAACCGGGCGATTGA